A window from Thalassophryne amazonica chromosome 15, fThaAma1.1, whole genome shotgun sequence encodes these proteins:
- the c15h6orf120 gene encoding UPF0669 protein C6orf120 homolog: MMPGCIALVIALLLSHASSFLNSVDEDGVPEDWVLLHMVQGHIGAGNYSYLRLNHDGRIILHMRSLQGDADLYVSDKTLRPSFDTYKLQSATCGQDVVVVPGDFSRPVGIAVYGHPSHQESEFEMRVFYDQTVPLDPFEKSSYMSENGHQHKKSPQVPQEGFQEEESVFWTILIGLLKIILEILF, from the coding sequence ATGATGCCGGGTTGCATCGCCCTGGTCATTGCCCTCCTCCTGTCACACGCCAGCAGCTTCCTGAACTCCGTGGATGAAGACGGTGTCCCTGAAGACTGGGTGCTGCTCCACATGGTTCAGGGCCACATTGGAGCTGGAAACTACAGCTACCTGCGCCTTAACCATGACGGCAGAATCATCCTGCACATGCGCAGCCTCCAGGGTGATGCCGACCTGTACGTGTCGGATAAAACCCTGCGGCCCAGTTTTGACACGTACAAGCTACAGTCGGCCACCTGTGGCCAGGATGTGGTGGTGGTTCCGGGGGACTTCAGCAGGCCTGTCGGCATCGCCGTTTATGGTCACCCGTCACACCAGGAGAGCGAGTTTGAGATGAGGGTTTTTTACGATCAGACAGTGCCTCTGGACCCGTTCGAGAAGAGCTCGTACATGTCAGAAAACGGACATCAACACAAGAAATCCCCCCAGGTGCCACAGGAGGGCTTTCAAGAAGAAGAGTCTGTCTTCTGGACGATTCTCATCGGACTTCTGAAAATTATACTGGAAATTTTGTTTTGA